Sequence from the Flexibacter flexilis DSM 6793 genome:
GCCGACCGCGCCCTCGAAGCGATTGCGGCAGGTTATGAAGAACTAAAACGTTTTCCAGATGCCACACTTTGGGACAAACCCATGGGCAAATTTAATATTCAACTCAACAAAACGTGGCGAGCTGTTCCCAAAGGCGTAAGTTTGGTGGTGGGTTGCTCTACGTTCCCGACTTGGAACACCGTACCGGGGATGTACGCAAGCCTTATGACTGGCAATCCCGTGATTGTGAAGCCGCACCCGAAAGCCGTTTTGCCTATCGCGATTGTGATAGCCGAATTGCAGGCAGTTTTGAAAGAAAACGGCTTTGCGCCTGAAGTTTGTCAGTTGGCTGCCGATACGCAAAATCATCTTATTACCAAAGAATTAGCCGAACATCAAGACATTAAATTGATTGATTACACGGGCGGTTCTGTGTTCGGTAATTATCTGGAAACACTACACAACAAAACTATTTTTACAGAAAAAGCAGGCGTAAACTCCGTGATTTTGGATTCGGTAACAGACCTTGACGCAGTGTTGAACAACTTGGCTTTCTCGGTTTGTTTGTATTCTGGGCAAATGTGTACTGCACCGCAAAACTTCTTTGTTCCGAGTACTGGTGTAAAAACACCAAACGGACAAGTGAGTTTTGAGGAAGTAGCCGAGAAGTTTGCGGCTTGTTTGCGTGGCGTTACGCAAAATCCGAAAGCTGCGCCTTTCGTGTTGGGAGCAATTCAAAATCCTGCCACATCGGAGCGTATTCATAACGTAAACGGTTTGGGTTCGGCAATTGTGTTGGCTTCCGAAAAACTCGAAAATCCTCAATTCCCCAACGCACGCACCGCAACACCTGTTATTTTGAAAGTAAAAGCTACAGATAAAGCGGTTTTCAGTAAAGAACTTTTTGGGCCAATTGCGTTACTTATTGAAACCGAAAATACGGCGCAGTCGGTGGCTTTGGCCAAAGAAATGGCTTTAGAACACGGTGCTATTTCTTGCGGAGCTTATACGACAGATGCCAAAACGCAGGAATTTATAATGGACGAAATGGCCGAAGCCTGCACGCCTGTTTCCTTTAACCTGACGGGTGGCATTTATCTTAACCAACACGCCAGTTTCTCTGATTTCCATGTTACGGGTGGCAATCCTGCGGGTAACGCATCTTTTACCAATCCCGAATATGTGATTAAACGCTTTACGTGGGTTGGTTTCCGTCAGCCAGTGGAGGCGGCAGCGGTGTAATTGATTTTCTAATTTTATAAATAAAAAAGCCTATAAGAACCGAAATTCTTATAGGCTTTTTTTATGCGTTTTGGGCAACTTTGCGTGGATACAATATCACGTACCAAACCAAAAAAGCCAACGAACCGCCAATAATCAGCAGCTTGACTACGGTGGGCATTTCCGTATGACGCGTAACAAAACCTTCGATGAAAGCCGCCACCAGAAAAAACGGAATTAGACCAAAAAGCACTTTTACGCCTTCTTTCGCGCCGAGCCTGAAACTGTCGGCACGCGAATAGGTTTCGGGAAACAAAATACTGTTGCCGACGCGCCAACCTGCGCCACCCGCCAACACAATCGCCGCAATTTCGATAGTGCCGTGTAACCAAATCGTCATGGCAGAAAAAAGCAACAAGCCTTTGGTATGAAAAAAATATTGGAACGAACCGAGCATTACGCCATTATAAAATAACATCACACACGCTCCAATCAGTGGCAGCATGACACCCATGGCAAACACCTGAAACGAGACTTTTATATTATTCAAAGCAATAAGAAAAAACATTTCAAATGCGTCTTGCTGCTTATACACTGCCATCGGGTCGCCATTTTTGATATTGTAAAGCGTTTGATTCACGTAGCTATCGCCCAAAATGAGGCGTACAAACGTATCGTCATAGGCCGCCGAAAATGCGCCAATCGCCGCCGTTATCAAAAACAAAATTAGGCTATACAAAAAATACAGCCGCATGGAATAGAAAATCAACGGCAATTCCTGCGTCCAAAACGTAATGAGGCGGCTTTTTTTCTCTTTTTTATTCCTGTAAATAAGTTGGTGTACCTTGCCCGTGAGTTGGTTCAGATACAGTGTAGTAGGGCTTTCGGGGTACTGCGTGGCCGAATACGCCAAATCGTCCGTGAGTTGTACGAACAAATCGGCCAATTGGTCGGCATCTACATTTCGCGGTTGCGAAAGCAGTTGCTCAAAATGTTGCCAGCGTTTTTTATTCTGTTCTCGGAAAGCAGCCTCTCTCATGGTCCTTTTTATGCTCAAAAATTAAAAAATAGCCAAACGCAACGCCAC
This genomic interval carries:
- the paaN gene encoding phenylacetic acid degradation protein PaaN, translating into MSLYEKHRLLLEAAIEALHARTFYAAFPENPSPKTYGETADADGKTAFEAALGKPFAGLLQANADTWAGEETSPYTQESLNVSYPIYSTATLIDNAKSSQKSWAKASAETRAGILVESLMRMQSRFFEIAYATMHTTGQGYMMAFQASGPHAADRALEAIAAGYEELKRFPDATLWDKPMGKFNIQLNKTWRAVPKGVSLVVGCSTFPTWNTVPGMYASLMTGNPVIVKPHPKAVLPIAIVIAELQAVLKENGFAPEVCQLAADTQNHLITKELAEHQDIKLIDYTGGSVFGNYLETLHNKTIFTEKAGVNSVILDSVTDLDAVLNNLAFSVCLYSGQMCTAPQNFFVPSTGVKTPNGQVSFEEVAEKFAACLRGVTQNPKAAPFVLGAIQNPATSERIHNVNGLGSAIVLASEKLENPQFPNARTATPVILKVKATDKAVFSKELFGPIALLIETENTAQSVALAKEMALEHGAISCGAYTTDAKTQEFIMDEMAEACTPVSFNLTGGIYLNQHASFSDFHVTGGNPAGNASFTNPEYVIKRFTWVGFRQPVEAAAV
- a CDS encoding stage II sporulation protein M, with protein sequence MREAAFREQNKKRWQHFEQLLSQPRNVDADQLADLFVQLTDDLAYSATQYPESPTTLYLNQLTGKVHQLIYRNKKEKKSRLITFWTQELPLIFYSMRLYFLYSLILFLITAAIGAFSAAYDDTFVRLILGDSYVNQTLYNIKNGDPMAVYKQQDAFEMFFLIALNNIKVSFQVFAMGVMLPLIGACVMLFYNGVMLGSFQYFFHTKGLLLFSAMTIWLHGTIEIAAIVLAGGAGWRVGNSILFPETYSRADSFRLGAKEGVKVLFGLIPFFLVAAFIEGFVTRHTEMPTVVKLLIIGGSLAFLVWYVILYPRKVAQNA